Proteins encoded together in one uncultured Fibrobacter sp. window:
- the hemL gene encoding glutamate-1-semialdehyde 2,1-aminomutase, translating to MNHSLSEKLFAEAKGLMPGGVNSPVRAYSNVGATPPFIKRAKGSHIYDVDGNDYIDYVGSWGPMLLGHAHDAVIKAVADTAQNGLSFGAPCGLESELAKLVMELVPSVEMIRMVNSGTEATMSAIRAARGFTGRDKIVKFEGCYHGHSDSLLIKAGSGMLTTGKPSSKGVPADLAKYTLTLQYNDVAGVHELFDKIGDEIAGVIVEPVAGNMGVVPAKPEFLKVLSEETKKHGALLIVDEVMTGFRVGIHCAQGLYGIKPDLTTFGKIIGGGMPVGAYGGRLDVMQQIAPLGGIYQAGTLSGNPVAMAAGLATMRELDSHPEYYVRAENSTKKLIAGLQDAAKSAGIPLATNQVGSMGCIFFTEGPVTCFADVQKSDLELFRRYFLGMLDEGIYLAPSQFEAIFVSAAHTDEDIDRTIEAARKVFKSL from the coding sequence ATGAATCATTCTTTGAGCGAAAAGCTTTTTGCCGAAGCCAAGGGTCTGATGCCCGGTGGCGTGAATAGCCCGGTTCGTGCCTATAGCAATGTGGGGGCGACGCCTCCGTTTATCAAGCGTGCCAAGGGTAGCCACATTTACGATGTGGACGGTAACGATTACATCGATTACGTGGGCAGCTGGGGCCCGATGCTTTTGGGACATGCTCATGATGCCGTGATTAAGGCGGTGGCTGATACGGCCCAGAATGGTTTGAGTTTTGGTGCTCCTTGCGGACTGGAATCGGAACTTGCGAAGCTCGTGATGGAACTTGTTCCGAGTGTCGAGATGATTCGCATGGTCAATAGCGGTACTGAAGCGACCATGAGTGCGATTCGTGCGGCGCGTGGTTTCACGGGCCGCGACAAGATTGTCAAGTTTGAGGGCTGCTACCACGGCCATAGCGATAGCTTGCTGATTAAGGCGGGCTCGGGTATGCTTACCACCGGTAAGCCGAGCAGCAAAGGCGTGCCGGCGGATTTGGCCAAGTACACGCTGACGCTGCAATACAATGACGTGGCCGGCGTACACGAATTGTTTGATAAGATTGGCGACGAAATTGCAGGCGTCATTGTAGAACCCGTGGCCGGCAATATGGGCGTGGTGCCCGCGAAGCCGGAATTCTTGAAGGTTCTTTCCGAAGAAACCAAGAAGCATGGCGCTCTCTTGATTGTAGACGAAGTCATGACCGGTTTCCGCGTCGGAATTCACTGCGCTCAGGGGCTTTATGGCATCAAGCCGGATCTGACCACCTTCGGTAAGATTATTGGCGGCGGCATGCCGGTAGGCGCTTATGGCGGCCGCTTGGATGTGATGCAGCAGATTGCGCCTCTTGGTGGAATTTACCAGGCGGGAACCTTGTCGGGTAATCCGGTGGCGATGGCAGCTGGTCTTGCTACGATGCGCGAATTGGATTCGCACCCCGAATATTATGTCCGCGCCGAAAATAGCACCAAGAAGTTGATTGCGGGCCTGCAGGATGCGGCAAAGTCGGCCGGAATTCCGCTAGCTACAAACCAGGTGGGTTCCATGGGCTGTATCTTCTTTACCGAAGGTCCCGTCACCTGCTTTGCAGACGTGCAAAAGTCCGATTTGGAACTGTTCCGCAGGTATTTCCTCGGCATGCTCGACGAAGGTATTTACCTTGCCCCGAGCCAGTTCGAGGCGATTTTTGTGAGTGCGGCCCATACTGATGAAGATATCGACCGTACCATTGAAGCTGCCCGCAAGGTTTTCAAGTCGCTGTAA
- the nirJ2 gene encoding putative heme d1 biosynthesis radical SAM protein NirJ2, with product MIVSWMTTNKCNLTCKHCYQDAGENKAAELTTAEAMKLIDEIAKAGFKIMIFSGGEPMTRPDIVDLVAHASSKGLRPVFGTNGTLITHDLAFKLKAAGAMAMGISIDSIDHDRHNDFRGLPNAFELTMMGIENCKAAGLPFQIHTTIMDWNQNEIFDIMDWVKEIGAVNHQIFFLIPVGRGKEIEGHALRVAEYEGLLRKIMEKSRTLGIPVKPTCAPQFLRIADQLDIKTRYSRGCLAGLDYCIVSPIGKVRPCAYMMEEAGDVHDTPFDEIWANAEVFKKLRTKAYAGACGKCKFNDRCGGCRARAAYYHDGDYMQEDSYCAYGRGL from the coding sequence ATGATTGTATCTTGGATGACCACCAACAAGTGTAACTTGACCTGCAAACACTGCTACCAGGACGCAGGTGAGAACAAGGCTGCCGAACTCACGACCGCCGAGGCCATGAAGCTGATCGACGAAATCGCGAAGGCGGGGTTCAAGATTATGATCTTTAGCGGTGGCGAACCGATGACTCGCCCCGACATTGTGGACCTGGTTGCCCATGCTTCGAGCAAGGGACTTCGCCCGGTGTTCGGTACCAATGGTACGCTCATTACCCACGATTTGGCTTTCAAGCTGAAGGCTGCCGGTGCCATGGCCATGGGTATTAGCATCGATAGTATCGATCATGACCGTCACAATGATTTCCGCGGTCTCCCGAACGCATTCGAGCTCACGATGATGGGTATTGAAAACTGCAAGGCGGCAGGCCTCCCGTTCCAGATTCATACGACGATTATGGACTGGAACCAGAACGAAATTTTCGACATCATGGACTGGGTCAAGGAAATCGGTGCCGTAAACCACCAGATATTCTTCCTCATTCCCGTGGGTCGCGGCAAGGAAATCGAAGGCCATGCGCTGCGCGTTGCTGAATACGAGGGACTTCTCCGCAAGATTATGGAAAAGAGCCGTACGCTCGGCATCCCGGTAAAGCCCACGTGTGCTCCGCAATTCCTGCGCATTGCTGACCAACTCGACATCAAGACGCGTTACAGCCGCGGCTGCCTCGCTGGCCTGGATTACTGCATCGTAAGCCCCATTGGCAAGGTGCGCCCCTGCGCCTACATGATGGAAGAGGCTGGCGATGTGCATGACACGCCTTTCGACGAAATCTGGGCGAATGCCGAAGTGTTCAAGAAACTCCGCACCAAGGCTTACGCCGGTGCCTGTGGCAAGTGCAAGTTCAATGACCGTTGCGGCGGTTGCCGTGCTCGTGCTGCCTACTACCACGATGGCGACTACATGCAAGAAGACTCCTACTGCGCTTACGGGAGAGGCCTGTGA
- the tadA gene encoding tRNA adenosine(34) deaminase TadA: MSFTADDEKFMRMALREAEKAFDEKEIPIGCVIVKDGVVIGKGHNQIEMLKDATAHAEILSIGTAASSLENWRLDGCTLYVTLEPCPMCAGAILNSRVSRVVYGSPDTRFGGCGTTIDVISNNALKREVEVVGGLLADECLGILKAFFQKMRLEKGDSGNKGEFQGSAS, from the coding sequence GTGAGTTTCACTGCCGACGACGAAAAGTTTATGCGCATGGCTCTCCGCGAAGCGGAGAAGGCTTTTGACGAAAAGGAAATCCCTATCGGTTGCGTTATCGTGAAAGATGGGGTAGTTATCGGGAAAGGCCACAATCAGATTGAAATGCTCAAAGACGCTACCGCCCACGCCGAAATTTTGTCGATCGGGACGGCGGCAAGCAGCCTTGAAAATTGGCGCTTGGATGGCTGTACCTTGTATGTGACTCTTGAACCCTGCCCGATGTGCGCAGGAGCCATCCTCAATAGCCGTGTTTCCCGTGTGGTCTATGGTTCCCCGGACACCCGTTTCGGCGGCTGTGGCACGACGATTGACGTAATTTCGAACAACGCTCTCAAACGCGAAGTTGAAGTGGTTGGAGGCCTTCTTGCCGACGAATGTTTAGGCATTTTAAAGGCTTTTTTTCAAAAGATGCGGCTGGAAAAAGGCGATAGCGGCAACAAGGGTGAATTTCAAGGTTCCGCTAGCTAA